The window CTGATTTTATTTACATAATCATTGAAAGTGTATCCTGTGGTTTCTTTAAATATTGTGCAAAAATATTGAGGTGTGATAAACAACTTACCAGCAATATCCTTTAATGCAATTGTGTCTTGATAATGCTGATAGATGTATTCTATGACTTTTTCAACCCGAACAAGATTCTGTTTATTGGGTTTGTTGTTTTTTTCAGGGTCTCTAAAATACCGTGTTAAATAAGTTAAAATCATTAAGAGTCTTGCTTTTATCATCAATTGATAACCCTTAGGTTTTTCTTGGTATTCTTCTTCAATGGCAATCAGCTGTTCCCTTATTTTCGCGGTAAAGGAATGGTCTCTTGACAATTTATTATTAAAATCACTGCCTCTTTCTAGAAAAGGTTGAAGGTAATTATAGTCGAGGCTATTACTGAGATCTGAATATACCAACGTGGGATTAAATACAAGAACTGTCTGGAGCATCTGTTTATCGTAAACTTCTAAATAGTGGGGTTCAATGTTATTAATGACAATAATATCCCCTGGCTCCATCTGGTAGCATCGATTTTTCATATGATATTGTCCATATCCAGCTTTTACATATGAGATTTCTAAACATTCATGCCAATGAAATATCTTATGCATATCATAATAAGGCAGCAGCTCTTGTTGCTGTACCTCCAAAGGGAATTTCTTGTCCAATTGAATGATTGATTTCTTGATTTTCATGGGCATACCCTGCTTTCTATATACATAAGATAGCTTATACCATAATAGCTCTTTTAAGAAATGCAGCACAATGACTGCATGTACTATAAATTCTATTTATATCTTTCTTAATTATCTTTTTAAAAGACCATCATAAACTAAATGAATAATCAATTCAATTTTATGTTCATTGATAC is drawn from Vallitalea pronyensis and contains these coding sequences:
- a CDS encoding AraC family transcriptional regulator, which gives rise to MKIKKSIIQLDKKFPLEVQQQELLPYYDMHKIFHWHECLEISYVKAGYGQYHMKNRCYQMEPGDIIVINNIEPHYLEVYDKQMLQTVLVFNPTLVYSDLSNSLDYNYLQPFLERGSDFNNKLSRDHSFTAKIREQLIAIEEEYQEKPKGYQLMIKARLLMILTYLTRYFRDPEKNNKPNKQNLVRVEKVIEYIYQHYQDTIALKDIAGKLFITPQYFCTIFKETTGYTFNDYVNKIRINQSMIQLKESNKKITHIATECGFNNTTHFNTTFKKFTGKTPSRFRNQR